In Mytilus edulis chromosome 6, xbMytEdul2.2, whole genome shotgun sequence, the following proteins share a genomic window:
- the LOC139526432 gene encoding uncharacterized protein, whose amino-acid sequence MNNFDIFDGTSTPEWSLFKTNFDFTAIKNGWNQEQKLQMLISKLSGKALKFYERRPNTIQKDYEALCKLFEDRFDWVGYSYLSLKHLENITPYPGELIEEFKHRIEELVEGTFPNKSKKDQEQLVIENFINACCDEEERELVNKVAGSSVEAATRFMTIFKKAEGFLKHNSLWEEKRDIENIERQKNDVLCHTSFQHEQNLTVVNSKQFHIHSTGDTEKNHDEIDVDDDKVKNPKCKDAAVIHECYDSKVGVSVTDSHYAHLQQSMHAFGKSTVEKERLTTSVLDVDNSCEFDIDNNNTGTRESFEFDLKDSFEELELNRHHADITDVTESRIDGSVMDVLQKDTKLTDENTAGLNEAPITKLAVEIKHKEKEKVKKSTLGRNTTGFMTKKKLHDLVKANVKENDKLNRETTMQSNQIDECASSKISLNRINDDQFINRHNKQETSGNIGISDVLVKNQNIKNQVELFELEELTCNTNQNIKNQVELFELEELTDAIDCLAPNWIYKSNKDVSSRLKNRKHLYWIEVQDTEKKRCNVTKEQPGTQKKYVESRWILDATPTRVDEKIRPCYQSVEIAIETELEYVPFQKTIEHTTERKIGKGVDNSTQTIETCIDKSTQTIEESQKIDTTDKPVESYNALTTKREKKNMEVKKMIQNKKVKEMKKKTRSAHEYVSDIKVKEIKDQGSVCREQKNGLSKEGISSKWQRCLKSLIKIRKPNVKMMNNAQKLLENKRKSVDKLLLRKRERFKELPPLHL is encoded by the coding sequence AtgaataattttgacatttttgatggAACATCAACACCAGAATGGTCCCTGTTCAAAACCAATTTTGATTTTACGGCTATTAAAAATGGGTGGAATCaagaacaaaaattacaaatgctTATTTCGAAGTTATCCGGAAAAGCACTAAAGTTTTATGAAAGGAGGCCAAATACTATACAAAAGGACTATGAAGCATTATGCAAACTGTTTGAAGACCGGTTTGATTGGGTTGGTTATTCATATTTAAGTTTAAAACATCTAGAGAATATCACCCCTTATCCAGGCGAATTAATAGAAGAATTTAAGCACAGAATTGAAGAACTTGTTGAGGGAACTTTTCCAAATAAATCTAAGAAAGACCAAGAACAGCTTGTTATAGAAAACTTTATAAACGCTTGTTGTGATGAGGAAGAGCGAGAACTAGTTAACAAAGTTGCTGGAAGTTCAGTTGAGGCAGCAACACGTTTCATGACCATATTTAAAAAAGCAGAAGGATTTTTAAAACACAACAGTTTGTGGGAGGAAAAACGAGATATAGAGAATATCGAAAGACAGAAAAATGATGTGTTATGCCATACCAGTTTCCAACATGAACAGAATTTGACAGTAGTAAATTCTAAGCAGTTTCACATACACAGTACAGGagatacagaaaaaaatcatgaTGAAATTGATGTTGATGATGATAAGGTTAAAAATCCAAAGTGTAAAGATGCAGCTGTTATCCATGAGTGTTATGACAGTAAAGTTGGCGTAAGCGTTACAGATTCGCATTATGCGCATCTTCAGCAGTCCATGCATGCTTTTGGAAAAAGTACAGTAGAAAAAGAGCGACTAACTACATCAGTACTAGATGTAGATAACAGTTGTGAGTTTGACATCGACAACAACAACACAGGTACGCGAGAAagttttgaatttgatttgaagGACAGTTTTGAAGAACTTGAGCTGAATAGACACCATGCAGATATTACAGACGTCACAGAATCACGTATAGATGGATCAGTGATGGATGTTTTGCAAAAGGATACGAAACTTACAGATGAAAATACAGCAGGATTAAATGAAGCACCTATTACAAAGTTGgctgttgaaatcaaacataaagAGAAGGAGAAAGTAAAGAAAAGCACTTTAGGTAGAAATACGACAGGGTTTATGACGAAGAAAAAACTTCATGACTTGGTTAAAGCGAAtgttaaagaaaatgataaattgaatAGAGAGACAACAATGCAAAGTAATCAGATTGACGAATGTGCAAGCAGTAAAATCAGCTTGAACCGAATCAACGACGACCAATTTATCAACAGACACAATAAACAAGAAACAAGTGGAAACATTGGGATTTCAGATGTTTTGGTTAAAAATCAGAATATTAAGAACCAAGTGGAACTTTTTGAATTAGAAGAATTGACATGCAACACCAATCAGAATATTAAGAACCAAGTGGAACTTTTTGAATTAGAAGAATTGACAGATGCTATTGACTGCCTGGCTCCAAATTGGATTTACAAGTCAAACAAAGATGTAAGTTCAAGGCTGAAAAACCGCAAGCATCTTTATTGGATAGAAGTTCAAGATACCGAAAAGAAACGATGCAACGTTACCAAAGAGCAACCGGGAACACAAAAGAAATACGTAGAATCAAGATGGATACTGGATGCAACACCAACTAGGGTTGACGAAAAAATTAGGCCTTGTTATCAAAGTGTAGAGATTGCAATAGAAACAGAACTTGAATATGTACCTTTTCAGAAAACTATAGAACACACGACAGAAAGAAAAATTGGTAAAGGTGTAGATAACTCCACTCAAACAATTGAAACATGTATTGATAAATCCACTCAGACGATTGAAGAATCTCAAAAGATTGACACAACGGACAAGCCAGTTGAAAGTTACAATGCACTAACAACAAAAAGAGAGAAGAAGAATATGGAGGTGAAGAAGATGATACAGAATAAGAAGGTTAAGGAAATGAAGAAGAAGACGAGGTCAGCACATGAGTATGTGAGTGACATAAAAGTCAAAGAAATAAAAGACCAAGGCAGTGTGTGTAGAGAACAAAAGAACGGTTTAAGTAAGGAAGGAATTTCCAGCAAGTGGCAAAGGTGTCTGAAGTCCttgataaaaataagaaaacCAAATGTTAAGATGATGAACAATGCGCAGAAATTGTTGGAAAATAAACGTAAAAGTGTTGACAAGCTACTGTTGAGAAAAAGGGAACGATTCAAGGAATTGCCTCCCTTACATCTTTGA
- the LOC139526433 gene encoding FMRFamide peptide receptor frpr-18-like yields MNINSTCVENITNVQPLDRSDYLILQVETVRLIRNICYLGITPFLVIVGLVLNSLCFMLFCRIGKRSSTVIMLFAVTVTDVFTLVNGGLNSVFYASQTYEVPLTKNQQRLAAPIYSTYLNSLPGRIGNFIIFLISLERLFCVLQPLKIRMYSTKRNSYIAVCVAFILPAASGIPNLFLYNTEKVYSNITGQFTTVLRATSYGKDKELTNAVYITQEILWRYIPVIGVTVASSITAMLVLLNAKRRLVMAKASIKSRSESQPMNTESQVTRMLLVVTVVFVLCQLPGTILRMIINIHPAMTAMRYLNNIYEVAFPITYVMLLINSVVNFIIYYNTSTIYRTKIRQMFNWSPSEKMKSTYSMSNSHTNCSFIPDHTENDL; encoded by the coding sequence ATGAATATCAATTCGACGTGTGTAGAAAATATCACAAATGTTCAACCGCTAGACAGATCAGATTATCTGATACTCCAGGTAGAAACTGTACGATTAATTAGAAATATTTGTTATCTTGGAATAACACCATTTTTGGTAATCGTCGGACTTGTACTGAACTCACTTTGTTTTATGCTGTTTTGTAGAATAGGGAAGAGATCTTCAACGGTTATTATGTTATTTGCAGTAACTGTCACAGATGTTTTTACATTAGTGAATGGAGGTCTCAATTCTGTATTTTATGCTTCACAGACGTACGAGGTGCCTCTAACTAAAAACCAGCAGAGACTTGCAGCCCCTATATATTCTACATACTTGAATTCTCTTCCTGGAAGAATCGGAAACTTTATTATATTCCTTATTTCACTCGAGAGGCTTTTCTGCGTATTGCAGCCACTGAAGATCCGTATGTACTCTACGAAAAGGAATTCATATATTGCTGTATGCGTGGCGTTCATTTTACCAGCAGCCTCCGGTATACCGAATCTGTTCCTTTATAATACTGAAAAAGTTTACTCAAATATCACAGGTCAGTTTACAACTGTTTTAAGAGCAACGTCTTATGGTAAGGATAAAGAACTAACAAATGCAGTATATATAACACAGGAAATATTATGGCGTTATATACCTGTCATTGGAGTTACTGTCGCAAGTTCAATCACCGCTATGTTAGTATTACTGAATGCTAAACGTCGTTTGGTCATGGCTAAAGCTAGCATAAAATCCAGGTCAGAGAGCCAACCTATGAATACAGAAAGCCAGGTCACAAGAATGTTATTGGTTGTAACTGTCGTGTTTGTTCTTTGTCAACTGCCAGGCACCATATTACGAATGATCATAAACATACATCCTGCTATGACTGCTATGCGGTACTTAAACAATATATACGAAGTTGCTTTCCCGATAACATATGTTATGTTACTCATTAACTCagttgttaattttatcatctattacaatACGAGCACTATATACAGGACGAAAATAAGACAGATGTTTAACTGGTCACCATCCGAGAAAATGAAGAGCACTTATTCAATGTCAAATAgtcatactaactgttcatttatACCTGATCACACGGAGAATGACTTGTAA